The Lycium barbarum isolate Lr01 chromosome 12, ASM1917538v2, whole genome shotgun sequence genome includes a region encoding these proteins:
- the LOC132622792 gene encoding putative F-box protein At1g49610 produces MNFESKSSLTIMGEQDQSPESSCDDGNSDGQILENSPQKTEKIDRISELPDSLIVQILSRIPITDACRTTILSKRWENLWTSIDNVIYENEVKYNCSDSSTVHKFIFFTDNVLPLLSLSSIKKFSLDFAFDYDYGVSYSHKIDKWLEFALNKKVEDLYLNISYTDEPSKDDQPYSLSRVLCGNSSILKLDCRNCSISEDCVLNWTSLKSLTLGYLFLRDEHIEQIMSNCPQLESLKLCGFCGLNRLHISSPKCRQLQLIDHDHPVGDWGSVEGDCRFEIVAPYVQYLEISGDFNHMEIRLRDLSSLVHTDLTFCRDEYGVPDQTIVRDLFLGVRCANELMVSSWFIKVISDLLFEEDGVSLPLLECKCLTISSRITKFCFPGIDSLLRSTPYLENLMIYPDMPYCKCFLDEAVILSGLNYLSLQENIFKVFLQNLKNVKVISLFCSRYHRAELPQFLKFLLEHAMNLEKLVIAPGHKGCNICYANISKLIKNLLVFPRASNSAVLSLGSVVPEKILFSYI; encoded by the exons AACAGAGAAGATTGATCGGATCAGTGAGCTACCTGACTCTCTTATTGTCCAAATTCTTTCTCGAATACCCATAACGGATGCCTGCAGAACGACTATTCTCTCCAAACGTTGGGAAAACCTTTGGACTTCTATCGACAACGTTATTTATGAGAACGAGGTGAAGTACAATTGTTCAGACAGCTCGACAGTGCACAAATTCATTTTCTTCACGGACAATGTACTACCTCTCCTTAGCCTCTCTAGCATTAAAAAGTTCAGTCTAGATTTCGCGTTCGACTATGATTATGGCGTGTCTTATAGTCACAAAATTGACAAGTGGCTTGAATTTGCTCTGAATAAAAAAGTGGAGGATCTTTACCTGAATATATCGTATACTGATGAACCGAGTAAAGATGACCAACCCTATAGCTTGTCACGAGTTCTCTGCGGCAACTCATCAATTCTAAAACTCGATTGCAGGAATTGCAGTATATCAGAAGATTGTGTACTAAATTGGACATCCCTGAAGAGTTTGACGTTGGGATATTTGTTTCTCCGGGATGAACACATTGAACAAATAATGTCAAATTGTCCTCAGTTGGAATCTTTGAAGCTATGTGGCTTTTGTGGTTTAAATCGTTTGCACATATCCTCTCCAAAATGTAGGCAATTGCAATTGATCGACCACGATCATCCTGTCGGAGATTGGGGTTCAGTTGAAGGTGATTGTCGCTTCGAAATTGTTGCTCCATATGTTCAATATTTAGAGATTTCTGGGGATTTCAATCATATGGAAATTAGGCTCAGGGACTTGTCATCCTTGGTCCATACCGATCTTACTTTCTGCCGCGATGAATATGGAGTACCTGATCAAACCATAGTGAGAGATCTTTTTCTAGGCGTACGTTGTGCTAATGAGCTAATGGTCTCTTCCTGGTTTATCAAG GTGATTTCAGATTTGCTGTTTGAAGAGGACGGTGTGTCCTTACCACTGCTGGAGTGCAAATGCTTGACGATAAGTTCTCGTATTACAAAATTTTGCTTCCCCGGTATAGACAGCCTCTTAAGGTCGACTCCTTATCTGGAGAATTTGATGATATATCCTGATATGCCG TACTGCAAATGTTTCCTGGATGAAGCCGTTATTTTGTCGGGACTAAACTACCTCTCCTTGCAAGAAAATATATTCAAAGTTTTCTTACAGAATTTGAAGAACGTGAAGGTCATTTCACTGTTTTGTAGTCGTTACCACAGAGCAGAGCTCCCTCAATTCTTGAAGTTTTTGCTTGAGCATGCAATGAATCTGGAGAAACTGGTTATAGCGCCAGGACACAAGGGATGCAACATCTGTTATGCTAATATCTCAAAACTGATAAAGAATTTGTTAGTTTTCCCTAGAGCTTCTAATAGTGCAGTTCTTTCCTTAGGATCAGTTGTTCCCGAGAAAATATTGTTCAGTTATATTTGA